A window of the Roseburia sp. 831b genome harbors these coding sequences:
- a CDS encoding stage III sporulation protein AB yields MLKAGGCIFIFLGSIGLAYSMQKERHEHLKLLYEIRSLLLKLSQNMHYRMLPMELLLKEAHLTEEKRLQKICMEIGENLEKKENRRAITVWKECFYVSRKELHLSTEETELLAEAGEAFFGKNIAENERHLALYLERLEERIKEERKKQGERDKVIGTVTVMSGLFVILLLI; encoded by the coding sequence ATGCTAAAAGCAGGCGGGTGTATCTTTATTTTCCTTGGAAGTATCGGGCTTGCCTATTCCATGCAAAAGGAGCGTCATGAGCATTTGAAGCTGCTATACGAAATACGTTCTCTTTTGTTAAAACTTTCACAAAACATGCATTACAGGATGCTTCCGATGGAACTTTTATTAAAGGAAGCGCACCTTACAGAGGAAAAGCGTCTGCAAAAAATCTGCATGGAAATCGGAGAGAACCTCGAAAAAAAGGAAAACAGACGAGCAATCACAGTCTGGAAGGAATGTTTTTATGTATCGAGAAAAGAATTACATTTGTCAACAGAAGAAACAGAGTTATTAGCGGAGGCTGGAGAAGCTTTTTTTGGCAAAAACATCGCAGAGAATGAAAGACATCTTGCACTCTATTTAGAACGCTTAGAGGAGCGGATAAAGGAAGAACGAAAGAAACAAGGCGAGAGAGATAAGGTAATCGGAACAGTCACGGTAATGAGTGGATTATTTGTCATTCTCCTTTTGATTTAG
- the spoIIIAC gene encoding stage III sporulation protein AC, translated as MSISLIFKIAAVGILVTVLSQVLKHSGREEHAFLTSLAGLIIVLFWIVPYISELFETMQTLFAI; from the coding sequence ATGAGTATCAGTTTAATTTTTAAGATAGCGGCAGTGGGAATTCTGGTGACGGTGTTAAGCCAGGTCTTAAAGCACAGTGGGAGGGAAGAACATGCTTTTTTAACAAGCCTTGCAGGATTGATCATTGTGCTGTTCTGGATTGTGCCTTACATATCAGAATTGTTTGAGACGATGCAGACCTTGTTTGCAATATAG
- a CDS encoding SpoIIIAC/SpoIIIAD family protein: MDIIKVGLIGLTGVLAALLLKKEKVEFSTLISLGLSVCICIFTLTKVEGILAFVKKIESMLTIDSSYLSIVLRMIGIAYAAEFAVNICKDAGYGAVGQQIEIFAKISILVISMPVLTTFLETLEQFL, from the coding sequence ATGGATATCATAAAAGTAGGGCTGATAGGGCTGACAGGAGTTTTAGCAGCACTGTTATTAAAAAAAGAAAAAGTAGAATTTAGCACGCTTATCAGTCTTGGACTGAGCGTTTGCATCTGTATTTTTACGCTTACAAAGGTGGAGGGAATCCTTGCATTTGTAAAGAAAATAGAGTCCATGTTGACAATCGACAGCTCGTATCTTTCCATTGTGCTTCGCATGATTGGGATTGCCTATGCGGCAGAGTTTGCGGTAAATATCTGCAAGGATGCAGGATACGGGGCAGTAGGCCAGCAGATTGAAATTTTTGCAAAAATCTCGATTCTGGTGATAAGCATGCCGGTATTAACCACTTTTTTAGAGACATTGGAGCAGTTTTTATGA